The Onthophagus taurus isolate NC chromosome 2, IU_Otau_3.0, whole genome shotgun sequence genome includes a window with the following:
- the LOC111427488 gene encoding pre-piRNA 3'-exonuclease trimmer-like has product MCEVTTDNFNSIYKDIENAIIESKFVTLDLEFSALSFSSKLNNSLFDTPECRYHKLKEICDGIIPTQIGISAFTFNPDKNSYLSNTFTFYTFPRVFFNLNPSFIFQSSSVQFLCNYKFDFNKFAYKGISFINRTQENEIKNCLNKRLYLNSDENELEQLVEDTSNEITQFLKNNNVGDTHILKNIPIKYRSSFDIKYLFHNAVRDKFKNEIWTFEKDNQFLIEKISPSQYEYLKNHCKLNQDLLDNMLGFTKVFRLLTKYNKPIIGHNLLMDLMLLYKSCENTLPNSYLIFKKEISKLFPTIFDTKSISFVLKRSIPENKYWLRNSLPHLYTYFKDGYGRHLAFNSPLIELSKPKSSDSFHDAGWDSYSTGYIFIRMAHIMASEKYVNTEYKTFMSAELFAAIDPLKNKLNLIRCSVSHINLDGEDPPSTRPALLVVEFLEKKTMNITKVTGLLSNCGFVEVKPYGRKRAIVAVDNFGSARRILSKFKKHNDFSITTYSAIKHSPVIRAVMWGGVVASGAILMWLATNLKK; this is encoded by the exons atgtgtGAGGTTACAACCGATAATTTTAATAGTATCTATAAAGACATTGAAAATGCAATTATAGAATCAAAATTCGTTACGTTAGATTTGGAGTTTAGTGCGTTATCTTTTTCtagtaaattaaataatag TCTTTTTGATACCCCCGAGTGTAGATATCATAAACTGAAGGAAATATGCGATGGAATTATCCCAACGCAAATAGGAATATCCGCTTTTACATTTAATCCCGATAAAAATTCCTATTTGAGTAATACCTTTACGTTTTACACCTTTCCTAGagtcttttttaatttaaatcctAGTTTTATCTTTCAGAGTTCTTCTGTACAGTTTTTgtgtaattataaatttgattttaacaag tttgctTACAAGGgaatttcatttataaatagaactcaagaaaatgaaataaaaaattgtttaaataaaagattgtaTTTGAATAGTGATGAAAATGAATTAGAGCAGTTAGTAGAGGACACAAGTAATGAAattacacaatttttaaagaataataatgttggagatactcatattttaaaaaatatacctATAAAGTATCGTTCAAGCTTTGATATAAAGTATTTGTTTCATAATGCTGTCAGAGATAAATTTAAGAACGAGATATGGACTTTTGAGAAGgataaccaatttttaattgaaaaaatatcacCTAGTCAATatgagtatttaaaaaatcattgtaaattaaatcaaGATTTGTTGGATAACATGTTGGGGTTTACCAAGGTTTTTAGATTGCTTACAAAATATAACAAACCCATAATAGGTCATAATTTATTGATGGATTTAATGTTGCTTTATAAAAGCTGCGAAAATACGCTCCCCAAttcatatttaatatttaaaaaagaaatttctaaattatttccaacaatttttgatacaaaatcaATAAGTTTTGTGTTGAAACGGTCCATAccagaaaataaatattggttGCGCAACAGTCTTCCACACCTTTACACATACTTCAAAGATGGTTATGGAAGACATTTAGCTTTTAATTCACCATTAATCGAGCTCAGTAAACCAAAAAGTAGCGATAGTTTTCACGACGCCGGATGGGATTCTTATAGTACgggatatatttttattcgtaTGGCTCATATTATGGCATCAGAAAAATATGTCAACACAGAATACAAAACTTTTATGAGTGCTGAATTATTTGCCGCTATTGATcctttaaaaaacaaactcaATTTAATTAGATGTTCCGTATCGCATAtt AACTTAGATGGTGAAGATCCTCCTTCTACTAGACCTGCTTTATTAGTTGTggaatttcttgaaaaaaaaacgatgaaTATTACTaag gttactGGACTGTTGAGTAATTGTGGTTTCGTCGAGGTTAAACCGTATGGAAGGAAGCGCGCCATTGTGGCTGTTGACAATTTTGGAAG cgCTAGAAGAATCCTCtccaaattcaaaaaacaCAACGATTTTAGTATAACAACTTATAGCGCAATCAAA